A part of Verrucomicrobium sp. genomic DNA contains:
- a CDS encoding inositol monophosphatase family protein produces the protein MDERFLNEAVAAARAAGKVQRDALGGPLDVDAALDHDIKLRLDRDCQDLITEHLLKAFPDHTVFGEEGGSPLGASEYQWIVDPIDGTVNFFYGFPHFCVAIALQHKGETILGVTLDPNRDELFTAWRGQGAFCNGRRLSVSSRTQLKEAMVSTGFSKSNETLEQSIELTKYYGLNARKLRMNGSAALDLAYVASGRLDIYLERTINLWDVAGGVLFIQEAGGHVDLSPLPNGKGYSLIASNGKVPVRAW, from the coding sequence ATGGACGAACGTTTTCTCAATGAGGCCGTCGCCGCCGCGCGCGCGGCGGGCAAGGTGCAGCGCGACGCCCTGGGCGGCCCCCTGGACGTCGACGCCGCGCTGGACCACGACATCAAGCTGCGCCTGGACCGCGACTGCCAGGACCTCATCACGGAGCACCTGCTAAAGGCCTTCCCGGACCACACCGTCTTTGGCGAGGAAGGCGGCAGCCCGCTGGGCGCCTCCGAATACCAGTGGATCGTCGACCCGATCGACGGCACGGTGAACTTCTTCTACGGTTTCCCCCACTTCTGCGTCGCCATCGCCCTCCAGCACAAGGGGGAGACGATCCTGGGCGTCACCCTGGACCCGAACCGGGACGAGCTGTTCACCGCCTGGCGCGGGCAGGGGGCCTTCTGCAACGGCCGCCGCCTCTCCGTCAGCAGCCGCACCCAGCTGAAGGAGGCGATGGTCTCCACCGGCTTCTCCAAGAGCAACGAGACCCTGGAGCAGAGCATTGAGCTGACCAAATACTACGGCCTCAACGCCCGCAAGCTGCGCATGAACGGCAGCGCGGCGCTCGACCTGGCCTACGTCGCCTCCGGGCGGTTGGACATCTACCTGGAGCGGACGATCAACCTCTGGGACGTCGCCGGAGGCGTCCTCTTCATCCAGGAGGCCGGCGGCCACGTCGACCTGAGCCCGCTGCCCAACGGCAAGGGTTACTCCCTCATCGCCAGCAACGGCAAGGTCCCCGTCCGGGCCTGGTAG